Genomic window (Ictalurus furcatus strain D&B chromosome 26, Billie_1.0, whole genome shotgun sequence):
CTGAGCTCGCAGTCAGAATCACGTCTGTATTCGTCTTCCTGTGTCCTGTAGATCCAGGGTCTCCTGTCATCGGCATCATCGTGTACGTTGGTCTGGCTGTATTGCTAATTGCAGGATTTGTGCTGATTTTCTACAAACTGTGGTCCACAAAGacaaaaggttttattttacacacaaaacacacattattcgaagctgttgttttttttgttttgtttttgtttgtaaagaaaaagtttttttcatCTAGACACCAGCAAAGACATAAAAACATCTTCTGTTTAAGTATCtttaacccacacacacacacacacacacacacacacacacacacacattttggcATTTTGAAGAAAAGAATACAGGCAGATAATTTTGTTAAGCAATTATTTCTTGAAACAAGTTTTGTCGCTCATAGAACAAGACAATTTCAAGCTTCACAATCAGATATAacaaactcaacacacaacctTCAGatgataaataatataatgaGATGTCAGGTAAAGACACATTTTACAGACTGCAATTTGAAGACATTGTGGTGATTCCTGCATGTAACTTTGGGTTGATAGGCGCCTCCTCCTCGCCGGCCGAGAGAGGAAACGTCTgtgaagagagggagacagagagaggaaaaacgGTACttactgattgattgattgcgtGTCCCCATATTAAACTCCCCAACTGCATAATACTGTAAAagtatgaaataataaaacactattctctctctctctctctctctctctgtgtgtgtttatcagggTGCCTATTCGGCCTACTATGACGAGATTCAGGACACACAAACCAATACTGTTTATGCCTTCGCCAAGAAACCCAAAACTTGTCGCATCTCTCCAAGTCTAGCTGGTAGAACTGCCACTTCATCTCCAAACACTGTTGATCAAGATTTCTACTCCATGGTCCACctttccaaaacagaaaagtaataataataataaaaaaaatgtggtcatgataataatgaataatcatcatttttacacattttaattgtTATAAAATTAGAATTGTTAAAAAATCAGTCATGTACACAGGTCTAGTATGATTTACCCACAAGCCCCTCTGAATTACTCACTAGCCCCTCTCATTTACCCACTAAACTCTCTGAATTACCCACTAAGCCCTCTCATTTACCCACTAAACTCTCTCATTAACCAATACGCCCTCTGATTTACCCACAAACCCCTCTGTAATCATATGAATTGTCATATGATCAGTTTGTGAAGCAGAAATATCATGGCACTTCCTGTTAACGTTTCAGAATGTCTAGAGGAAGTGGTTGAAGAAGGGCAAGGCTGTTCTGCTTTTTGTGACCACTACTGTTTACTATTGTTACACAGCGCATCAACACCTGACTGAAATTAGTCACAAATGTTGTGTGTATAGTATGTTTCTAGTAATAAAATGACTGACCGCATCAAACTgaactattttgtttttgttaaaagtTCACTACGATGATGGCAGATGATCAGTTTCTTTATAGCACTGGTGAAACCCTGCCTCAGAAACTGATCCACACAGGTTTTGTCCTTTCTCACTTTGACTATTACAAGGCATCACTCACATGATGTTCTGCAACTTGTGTACAATGCAGAAGCAAGAATATTAGCATGTTATCAAAAACAAGACCGTATTAGAGGAGTTCTAGCTCTGGCTGCCTGCTACccataacatttattaaagtcAATATTAAAGTCACTAGTTTATAAATCTTTCACAGCAAAGTGCCTTCATACTACAGAGATCTCTGATAAAAGTGTTCCTTCTCCATTTTTAGGCTAAAATAGTAACtgaaaatctaaaaaataataataataattttatatcatttttagCATTGAAGTagttttgcattattttcattaattcTGCTGGTACATTACACATATATTAGTTTCATTTCAGCTTTATTTCTTAATCTAATATAACCCAAGCTCATGATGGATCCTGAGGTCAGGTTACTCTCTGTGGGGTTGTGCATGTTCTTTTTGGGTTTCATGCCGATTCTCCAGATTCTTCCAACCTCTCCCAAACATTCCAGTAGGTGGATTAAGAAGATAAATtgcctgtgtgaatgtgtgtgtgtacagtatgtggtgCACTGGagacccatccagggtgtatcctgACCTCACACTGGTGTTCCCGGGTTAGACACccgatccactgtgaccctgatcaggatgaaGCACTTACTCAAAGGGAATGAGTGAAAGTGTTAATTGTGACATTTCTTTTTGCTATTATTTGCCTATATTACTATTTTTATGTCTactgtttgtttatgttcttctatctgtttttttttttactttattgtaATTCAGTACATGTAATATGTAtcaaatgtgctatataaataaagttgtttattattattattattattattattattattattattattattatatagaagGGTGGAGAAGACTAGGCTGTCACTTttagggaaggagggagggagggaggaggaagTAACAGGATATTTAGTTCACATAAAATCTTCTTGACAAGATTAGAGCATAACGCAGTAATGTGGATTGCACCTGCAGGAAAACTTGTGTTTAATACTCTGCCCATTCTTCTCATCTGTCTCATCCTAGGTAAGTGTTAAGTTTACTTGTGTGCTGGTGCTCCTTTGTGTTACTGAGCATCAGAGGATGTACCGATTGTAATGTGACTCCAAAGCTAAAACTGAGAAACACAACGAACTAAACTGCGGAACGTGCATACGACTGTTTAGTCTGCCACAATGATGATACAGTCATCACCTAGAATGGGAAAAGAAACgaaaaaaagcactttttgtTAACATATAAGACAAGTACTCATCTGCTCTTAATTGGTTAAATTGGAATATATTTGGTACATAAATTATGTTTGGTACGTATAAGCTCTAAAAGCACTGCATGAACTTTCTCACATGATAGTTACAGAtgtcaaaccaaaaaaaccaaccaTCCAAGCACCAACAACTACGCAGACCACCATGACATCACTATCATCTTTATCACATGCGTcaggtaaaaatatatatacataaaatgattatatatgtatagtgtatatatagtgtgtatgtagtgtgtttgtgtgtgtgtgtgtgtgtgtgtgtgtgtgtgtgtgtgtgtatatatatatatatatatatatatatatatatatatatatatatatatatatatatatatacacacacacacacacacacacacacacacacacacacactaatattcGCATACTTggtaatatgagcaaagaaggctgtgaaagattgtctttattgtctgccagaaagcttactgtaaaatgggccgtggttggatcttccagcaggacgatgatccaaaacatacatcaaaatcaacacaaaaatggtttactgaccacaaaatcaaggtcctgccatgaccatcccagtcccctgacctgaaccccatagaaaacctgtggggtgaactgaagaggagagtccaccagcgtggacctcgaaatgtgaaggatctggagagattctgtatggaggaacggtctcagatccctcacaatgtattctccaacctcatcaggccttataggagaagactcagagctgttatcttgacaaacggagctagcacaaagttttggtgccaataattgttgcacacctatattttacaaagatattttttataaacctgtgttgtgtttgcaattgtttgatatccatgagagcagagtatttttgtgaatttttgtgtACTcccttttgttgccagcggtttagacattaatggctgtgtgttgtgttattttgaggggacagcaaatttacactgttacacaagctgtacactcactactttacattgtagcaaagtgtcatttcttcagtgttgtcacatgaaaagatatcatcaaatatttacaaaaatgtgaggggtgtactcacttttgtgagatactgtaaatacgtgtatatatatatatatatatatatatatatatatatatatatatatatatataatttgaatcCTGTATGTAGTTTCAGATACCCCTGTGGTCATCATTCTCCCAGTTGTTCTGGTTCTCCTGCTCTTTGCCATTGTTCTCTGTTTGTTACTTAAAtggaaacaaaaaaagggtAACTGATTAGTTCCATGGTCACATGCATCTTATCATATTCCTGATTGCAGAACatttattgtgttgttgtttattgcTGAACAAAGTTGAATATTTTCTCTGCTGATCTCCACAGATCGCAGTTCGCCGTCTCACACAGATCACTTAAATAACAGAGAGGTGAGCCATTGCTACGACTGTCTGATCATTCACTGTGCCACAAATACACTGAGATCAGAATATTTCTTTTCTCGTAATTTAATAAACTTCATTCATCTCTGTCGAACATTACAAAATAAGAAACAATAGcataaaaacaactttttagCCGAACGTCAAAGAAATGGTCcaacattttattgctttttgttTCTTCTACAGACTTATTGGATCTAAATTGTTGGTCTGTTATGATCTTAGTCCTTCTTGTCCATCGTTTTGATTTTACAATGCAAATGTacctttgcaaaaaaaaacccttctgaTCAATCACAATCTAGAGTTGagtagcactgtggtataaatttcTTCTAACGAAGgcttttaggggaaaaaaacaaacaaacaaacacaggctTGTACATAAAGTGTGTTGTTCATTGTTATGAAGAAATGTTGCTTAGAATGGTTAGAATGAGAGTAAGTGAAATATCAAGCATCAAAATTATTAGAAATTTGATATATTATTACAATCTGTGCTATTTCTCTCATTCCTTCCAtctcttgttgttgttctttgtttgtttgtttgtttttgttgtttttttttttacttgcttcAGCTTGGACATACTGCAGATGACTACGAGGAAATTGAAGACTACAGATTTCGAGCAGATCTACGCACTGTTTTCAACAATGTTGAGCTACCCAAAGATCCCTCATTGTCACCTACTGGGGTTAGCATCATTCTCAGATAAAATCCTCACAGTTATTAAAACGCACATTAATTTCACCTATAGTTTATATCTGCATTATTTGACCCCCTCattccattcatttttttaaaaaaaacatttcatcagCTTGAACATTCTCCAGAGGATTTCGAGGAGATTAAAGACATGAAATATCATCCAGAACAATGTAACGACGTTAACACCAACACTGAAGCACCAGCAGATCCCTCAGATCCGCCAGCAGATCCGACTCAATGCCACGAGTACGGCACAGTGAACTCCTGGCCGAATTCACTCTGTTCTGATCCCGAAATTGCTTCCAGCTCTGTAATAGAGGAGATATGAGTGATTTCTTTAACTGTCCTTGCAGAAGATGTGAAGTGTAAGTTGGTCTTACTAAAATACACACATGTGAGTTAGATTCTTGTGTTTTCCTGTAACTACACTTCATCTGAGTGTCTTGTAGCAGAAATGTCTTACTTTTCTATAGATTGTATTAATGCTTACCTTAATGAGATTTGTATGTGTAtcaaggggttttttttagttgtaAGTTACAATAGGCTTCATAATCATAGAATAAAATACTAGTGTGTGCCTACATATGATGTGTTTTGCTTGAATAGGAGAACTACTTGCTGGTTTTGTTGtgtacattctctctctctctctctctctctctctctctctctctctctctctctctctctctctctctctctctctctgacattcTCCATG
Coding sequences:
- the LOC128602326 gene encoding uncharacterized protein LOC128602326 isoform X1 — encoded protein: MWIAPAGKLVFNTLPILLICLILVTDVKPKKPTIQAPTTTQTTMTSLSSLSHASVSDTPVVIILPVVLVLLLFAIVLCLLLKWKQKKDRSSPSHTDHLNNRELGHTADDYEEIEDYRFRADLRTVFNNVELPKDPSLSPTGLEHSPEDFEEIKDMKYHPEQCNDVNTNTEAPADPSDPPADPTQCHEYGTVNSWPNSLCSDPEIASSSVIEEI
- the LOC128602326 gene encoding uncharacterized protein LOC128602326 isoform X2, with amino-acid sequence MWIAPAGKLVFNTLPILLICLILVTDVKPKKPTIQAPTTTQTTMTSLSSLSHASDRSSPSHTDHLNNRELGHTADDYEEIEDYRFRADLRTVFNNVELPKDPSLSPTGLEHSPEDFEEIKDMKYHPEQCNDVNTNTEAPADPSDPPADPTQCHEYGTVNSWPNSLCSDPEIASSSVIEEI